The Verrucomicrobiota bacterium DNA segment GGCGTGATGGGGCGGAGATCCTCTCGACGAGGCGAGGGGCGTGCCGTGATCCCACATTCTGCATGGCTCCACGTCGTCGAGCATTGAATCGAGGGACTAGGGGAGGGACAAGGAGATGACATCCGCACACGTTTCGGTCAGACGTGCATTGCGTGGGCTTGCAGTGCTTCTGGCCATGGTGGCAGGCTGCGCGGGCGCGGGCATGGCATGGCCTGGCGAGCCCGGCCGTGGCGCGCCAGAGCTGTGTCGCGTGGCGGTGAAGGTTGTTGCCCCTGCGGGGGCGGCCGTGAAGTACGAGGCCCTGCGCCTGACCTATACAGGCACGATAGGCATCGTGCACGTTGAGCGGGAAACCGTCTGCAGCGCGCAGGGAATCGCGATCCTCGAGCTTCCGGCCGGGAGGTGGGGGCTGGAGGTCGTCCCGACGGAATCCGAGCCGTACTGGGGCATCCACGAATTCGACATCGCCGAGGGCAACACAGAGGTTGAAACCGAGTTCCCTGTGCACAAGACGAGCCTGCGCGATGTGGAAGTCACGGTTCTGTACGAGTCGGACGAGAAGCCGATAGCAGCGGCGACCGTTCTTGTCTCGACCTTTCGCAAGATAGACCGTTGCGAAGTGGCGGGGGTCACCGACGCCAAGGGCATTCTCAAGATGGAGGGGTTGTGGGCGCATGAGAAGTACCGCTTGATGATACACGACGAGCGCTTGCCGGGTTTCCGGAGCACGGTCATCGGTCCGAAGGAGATGGAGGCCAGTGCTCTGGTCTGGCGCGTGCATGTGCCGCCGCCCTCGACGCCGGTCACCGTTCAGCTCTTCGTCAGAGACGGCGATGAACGGATCCCCTTCACTGTGCAGAGAGCCGAGGCGGAACTCGGTGAGATCAAAACGCGCTATCTGGACTGCGTCGGGGCTCTCGTCGACCCGCAAAGCCAGACCCTCAGTCCTTACTGTGGCGACGCGCGCGAGCAGATCGACGCGGACGGCAAGTGCGTCATTGAGGGGCTGAGACCTGGAACGTACCTTGTGCGCAATGTCCGAATCCGGACAGCCACCATGTTCCTTGAGCGGAAGTACTACTTCCCCGTTGACGGAGACATCAGCTTCACCGTTCCGGAGGAAGTCACGGACGGCATCCAGATCGAGACGGTTGTTGCGGCCGAGCCAGTCCATATCCGACTCGACGGGAGGGTCATCGATACGTGGAAGGCGGAACCCCTTCCGGACGTGACGGTGAAGGCCGAACTCCTTGCCCCCGTGGACGCCGCTCATGCGCAGACAACTGAAGTGAAGACACGCAAGGACGGGACGTTCGTGCTGGAACTGGAGCCGGCGATCTATAAGATCAGCGTTCAGCAGGAAGGCTTCGCGGGAGCGTCCGAGGTGATCTACATGCTGCCCGGCAAGTCGGTTGAGCTCCGCGTGCATCCCGTTTTCACGGTGAAGGGTTCAGTGGCCTTCGAGGGTGCGCCCGCGGCCTCGGCGCAGGTCACGCTGTCCAAAGGCGACCAGGAGTTTCTGGATCTCTCCGACGAGGAAGGGGTCTTCGAGATCGAGGACGTCCCCCCCGGGCGCTATCTTCTTCTCGTGCTCTTACGAGGGTTCCCCACCTATGCACGCGAAGTCCAGATCACACAAGACGCCAATCTGGATGTGGCGCTGGACCGCGGTGTGACGCTCTCGGGCACAGTCACCACTGGAGAGACGGTTGAGGCCAAACGTGCGCTCGTCCTGTTGTTTGTCGATGTCGAGACGCGCATCGCGGAGGCGTGCGTCACGGTGTCTGCTGACGGCCAGTACCGCACGGCCGTGGGCAAGAAACAACTGGCCGTGTACGTGTCCGTCAACAAGCAGTGGTACGCGCTGGGGAAGCTCACGGTCGACAAGGACGAGATGACCCAGGACTTCCACGTCACCAAAGAGACGCTCGAGAAGCCACTCGATCGCGGCGACGTCTTTCTGCATTAGCGGGAGAGCTGCTGAGAGGCGAGAAGGGGAGAAGCGGGGAGAGGGCGCTATGATCGCCGACCGGGGTCCTTGTCCTGCTCATTGACGTGAGCTATGCTTGTCGCATGCCGAGGCTGGGGGGCGCTTCCATGAAGACCGAGGCCTGAGTCCATGCATGGGATGCAGTGCATATGCTGTTCGCCGATTCTCCAATCCGGATCCATAGGCATGCTGGAGGGAGTGCTGATGAGACACCGACGACCTGCCGGGCGGAGCAGTCAACGAGCCGTGCTAGCCGCGGTGATAGCAGCCGTTGTCCTGTGTTGCGCGTCAGTGCAGGCCCAGACAGGCGATGATCTGTGCAGTGTGACCATATCTCTGATGCTGGAGGGAGGCGCGGGCAGGGAACCGTTGGAGGCACGTGTCGACTTGGACTTCCTGAGCTCACGGAAGGCTGCAGGTGCAACGAGCGACCAGACTGGCGTTATCCACGTCGATCTTGAGCCCGGCACATGGTGGGTAATGAGGCGGCCAACGAAGTCCCAGCCGTACTGGCTCGCACGAACGGCCCTGGAAGTGCCCGTGGGTAGAAAGGAGCTTCGCTCTGAGGTGATCCTTCAAGAGACGCGTCTCGTCGATCTCCATGGGACGCTCATCAGCGACACCGACGGGACTCCCGTGGCCGGTGTGTTGATCTGGAGGAAGAATCTCAGCGGTGATCGGTACTCGCAGGTTGGCGTGACCGACCGTGAGGGAAGATTCTCGATCCAGAACGTCTGGGAGCACGAAGTGCGCGAGCTCATGCTTCGTCACACGGACGTCGACGGCCAGCAGAAGCGGGCGGTCTCGGCCGAGGAGCTCAAGACGGGACAAATCACGTGGAAGGTTCCCGTTCTGCCCCCCGCGCCTGTCATCCGAATTCGGCTCATGGGCGTGAGAGACGGCAAACGCGTTCCGCTGACCGAGGGCTTCACGGGTAGAACCTGGGACAAGGAGTTCCTTCCTGTCCTCCGCTGCGCGCCTGTGCTCAGGGACCGGGAATCTGGCAACGTAACGGGCCTCGGCACGCCACGATCCCATGAGATCGACGAGCGGGGCGTCTGCCTCATCAAGCGTCTGCCGTCGGCTGAGTTCGTCATTCAGTCTCTCGAAGTCGGTGTTCCCGGAAGCCGGGAGGCGACGGCCTACTACCCCGTGGCCGGGGACATGGGTTTCGTCGTGCCGACGGAGGGAGCTGCCGTCGTCGAGGTTGAAACGGTCTTGGCTCCCGAGCCCCTGGAGTTCACGATCAGGGGGAAGGTACTAGATCAGTCCACGGCGTTGCCAGCGGCTGGTGCGAGAATACAGGCAGGTGTGTCCAGCGGCCTCGGTCTTTCTTCAAAGACGACGACAACCGACAGGGATGGGACGTTCAGTCTGCGTGTACCCCCGTCCTTTGTCGAGCTATACGTCGAGGGCGTCGGGTTCGTGCCGGCATCGGAATCGCTTTACGTCACCAGTGACACGTCGGCCGAGTTTCAGCTCGAGCGCATCTACGTCTACGCTGGTTGCGTCGTGGATCTCGACGGGGTTCCCGTCCAACTCGCGTCGCTGTTGCTCGAGCGGGAGGGGCAGCACTGGCAGTCGAACTCGGACCGACAAGGCCAGTTTCTTTTCGGATCTTTGCCGCCAGGCGAGTACTCGCTGCATGTTACCGGACCAACGCACTTCCCCGTGCGACAGGAGATCAAGGTGACCGGAGACGTGAGGGACGCAACAGTCACCCTCGAGAAGGGCGCCGTGCTCACAGGTCATCTTCGTTTTGACCAGGGAATCCGGCCGAATGCTTGTCTCAGTCTTCTCTTCGTCGATTCTGAGACCCTGTGCGTCGACAGCCTTGGCCTGGTCGATGAGGCGGCCCGACATGGTTCCCTCGTCCGGAAGAAGCGTCTCACCGTGTACCTGCAACAGCACGAAGGCAAGGACGCGGACAGCAAGGTCGTGGCGTTGTACGAGCTTGGCGAGCTCACGGTCGACAAGGATGAGACCACCCAGGATTTCCACGTCACCAAGCAGATGCTCGAGAAGCCACTCGACCGCGAGGAGGTCCCGTTCCATTAGCCGTCGGAAACTGTCGAGGCTCCACGACCGGGGGAACCTCGGGGAGACTACATCTATTCTGCGTCATGCAGTGGCTCGACCGCAGTCCTCTTCTTGACCGATGGCCAGGACGGGGCTAGGTTTCTTCCATGCCGAGGCTGGCGTGCATCACTTCACCAGGACTCCGACATCGGACAAGGCAACAGAGCCTCCACGCCCTGGCGCGCGCAGCGCGGACCGAAGGTCTATGTGCTGGGCGCGATCGGCGTGTTGTCCGCTGATTCTCTGAATAGTCCAACTGGCCGAGGAAAGCACGTGGAGATCAGAGCAATGCTTGATGCAGTTCGGCTCGTTGTGGCGGCGCTGATTGGGATAGGTATCCTGGCCACTGCCGGTCCGGGTAGACCTGCGGCGCCCGAGGGGGATGCGTGCGCGGTGCGGATCGAGCTTCGCATCCTCGATGAGAACGGCGTCGAGAGAGCCTTACCAGAACGTGTCCCGCTTACGATCCTGCAAGCCGATGGGCAACGCGTCGCGTTTCCGCAGACAAACGCGCAAGGCGTTGTCGAAGTTACGTTACCGGCAGGCACCTACCGGATCAGGAAAGATCCATACCCGACAACGCCATTCTGGGCCGAGCAAGCCCTGGAAGTCGAGCCTGGCACAGAATCTCTGAACGCCAAGCTGCTGGTCGCAAAGACGAGTGTCGTGAGTCTCGAGGTGAAAGTGCTGAGCGAAGAGGATGGGACTCCCGTGCCGAAAGCCCGAGTGTCCTTCACGCCCGATGGTGAGCCCCATGGCTGCAGCGCCTGGACGGACAGCGATGGGGAAGCGACCATTGCCAACTTCTGGGGCCACAGAGGCGGCATACTCAAGGCAACCGGCAGGTCAATCCAGGATACGGAGATGCGGCTGAGCCCTGCCGAGCTCGCGCGGGGATCTGTTGTTCTCAGAGCCAAGCCTTCTGCTCCAGAGCCCGTCGTGCGCGCCACGGTGCGCATTGAGATGGAGAGCGGTGCGAGCATACCCCTTGAGCAGGCGCTGCCCGGCGGGGGCTTGCCCGATGACTACGCCATTAGTCTTGATGCCGTCAAGGGCGAGACAAGCGCCGATGGCTTGCCGACAGGCGCCCTGAGGCCCGCAGGATCTTTCTTCGAGGACGGCGCGGTCACGTTATTGGGCGTCTATCCAGGAGAGTACGTGATCGGTAATCTCACCGTGACGCGACGCGACGATCGGAAGAAAGTGGGCACCTACTACCCGGTGGGCGGTGCACTGACCTTCAGCGTGCCGCAAGAGGGCGCTCCCGTCATCGAGATCGAGACCGTCTTCTCCGGTGAGCGGAAGACGTTCAAGGTCAAGGGAAGAGTAACCGCCGGCCAACCGCCTGCCGGCGTCGCGGGCGCACGTGTCACGGCCGATGGTTCGCTGGTGGACGACGCCCCGCAGGCTGTGACGGCTGAGGACGGTTCGTTCGAGCTGGACGCCTACCCGTCGTTCCGGGCCTTTCGGGTCGAGGCCGATGGCTTCGCCACGCGCGTGCTGGGGACGTATGCGTTGCCGGAGCGGGCAGTGGAGATTCAGCTCAGCGCCGTGTACTCGATAGAAGGCGTTCTGGCCGGCCCGTCGGGCGAGCCCGTGCCCGGGGCCAACGTCTCCGTCTACGGTGCCAGACCGATCAAGGAGGGCGTTTTCTCCGGCAAGGAGGGCGAGTTCAGAATCGTCGGGCTGCCGTCGGGCACCTACATGCTCGCGGCCGTGACCGAGAACCTCTTCTCAGGGGTCCATAAGGTCGAGGTGTCCTCCAATGCAGCCGGCCTGCAGATCCCGCTCGAGCGCGGCGTTCGCCTCACGGGCTCCTTCAAAGCTGACGAGGCCGTTCTCGAGGACCGATCGACGCTCCTCGTGTTCGCCTACGCCACTTCCAAGGTGGCCGTCGCGTGGGTGCAGATTGATAACGACGGCAAGTATACAATCCACGTGCCCGCCGCCCGCCTGCTGGTCTACCTGTTGTCGGGTCCTGGTCCTCGGTCGTCCGACATGTCGGTGAGCTGGTACGCACTCGGCGAGATCAATCCAAGCGGCGACCAGGATGGGGTTGACTTCCACGTCACCAAAGAGACGCTCGAGAAGCCGCTCGACCGCGAGGAGATCCCGTTCTAGTGCACGGTATCCTGGAGTTCTGACACGTCTGTCTGGCAGGTCAGCTCTTCGAATTCATCCACTCCTATCGCGCCTCCGGCGCCGCGGCGGGCTGAGGACGCCCCACCCTGCAATGCCACGGTAATCGAACTGCTCAGGTGCATCGGATACAGCGCACCAGACACCGGCACCGTGCGGGGGACTTGTTCCCCCCTCAACCCCAGGGCGCGGGGCATCCTGCTTCGCGCCTTTTTCTCTGTATGGTCCTGCTTTTCGCTTGTGCCGCGGTCGGGCTGCGGTACCATTCCTGTGCCATGGCGATACACGGACACGGAGGAGAGGGTGCCGATGGTCCTGATCGCGGCCGCGTGTTTCCTCGCGCCCGGCTTCGGCGTTGCCGAGGGCCAGCGGCGACGGCTGCGTACGCCGACCGAAGGCCCCCCGTCACGCCCCTCGTCGAGACAACGACACGATGAGACTCAGCCACCACGACGCCCCGGCGACGAGACCGGCCGCCGCGCCTGAGCCATTGGAAGGAGGTCCGGCATGT contains these protein-coding regions:
- a CDS encoding carboxypeptidase regulatory-like domain-containing protein — its product is MKYEALRLTYTGTIGIVHVERETVCSAQGIAILELPAGRWGLEVVPTESEPYWGIHEFDIAEGNTEVETEFPVHKTSLRDVEVTVLYESDEKPIAAATVLVSTFRKIDRCEVAGVTDAKGILKMEGLWAHEKYRLMIHDERLPGFRSTVIGPKEMEASALVWRVHVPPPSTPVTVQLFVRDGDERIPFTVQRAEAELGEIKTRYLDCVGALVDPQSQTLSPYCGDAREQIDADGKCVIEGLRPGTYLVRNVRIRTATMFLERKYYFPVDGDISFTVPEEVTDGIQIETVVAAEPVHIRLDGRVIDTWKAEPLPDVTVKAELLAPVDAAHAQTTEVKTRKDGTFVLELEPAIYKISVQQEGFAGASEVIYMLPGKSVELRVHPVFTVKGSVAFEGAPAASAQVTLSKGDQEFLDLSDEEGVFEIEDVPPGRYLLLVLLRGFPTYAREVQITQDANLDVALDRGVTLSGTVTTGETVEAKRALVLLFVDVETRIAEACVTVSADGQYRTAVGKKQLAVYVSVNKQWYALGKLTVDKDEMTQDFHVTKETLEKPLDRGDVFLH
- a CDS encoding carboxypeptidase regulatory-like domain-containing protein; this translates as MTISLMLEGGAGREPLEARVDLDFLSSRKAAGATSDQTGVIHVDLEPGTWWVMRRPTKSQPYWLARTALEVPVGRKELRSEVILQETRLVDLHGTLISDTDGTPVAGVLIWRKNLSGDRYSQVGVTDREGRFSIQNVWEHEVRELMLRHTDVDGQQKRAVSAEELKTGQITWKVPVLPPAPVIRIRLMGVRDGKRVPLTEGFTGRTWDKEFLPVLRCAPVLRDRESGNVTGLGTPRSHEIDERGVCLIKRLPSAEFVIQSLEVGVPGSREATAYYPVAGDMGFVVPTEGAAVVEVETVLAPEPLEFTIRGKVLDQSTALPAAGARIQAGVSSGLGLSSKTTTTDRDGTFSLRVPPSFVELYVEGVGFVPASESLYVTSDTSAEFQLERIYVYAGCVVDLDGVPVQLASLLLEREGQHWQSNSDRQGQFLFGSLPPGEYSLHVTGPTHFPVRQEIKVTGDVRDATVTLEKGAVLTGHLRFDQGIRPNACLSLLFVDSETLCVDSLGLVDEAARHGSLVRKKRLTVYLQQHEGKDADSKVVALYELGELTVDKDETTQDFHVTKQMLEKPLDREEVPFH
- a CDS encoding carboxypeptidase regulatory-like domain-containing protein — protein: MLDAVRLVVAALIGIGILATAGPGRPAAPEGDACAVRIELRILDENGVERALPERVPLTILQADGQRVAFPQTNAQGVVEVTLPAGTYRIRKDPYPTTPFWAEQALEVEPGTESLNAKLLVAKTSVVSLEVKVLSEEDGTPVPKARVSFTPDGEPHGCSAWTDSDGEATIANFWGHRGGILKATGRSIQDTEMRLSPAELARGSVVLRAKPSAPEPVVRATVRIEMESGASIPLEQALPGGGLPDDYAISLDAVKGETSADGLPTGALRPAGSFFEDGAVTLLGVYPGEYVIGNLTVTRRDDRKKVGTYYPVGGALTFSVPQEGAPVIEIETVFSGERKTFKVKGRVTAGQPPAGVAGARVTADGSLVDDAPQAVTAEDGSFELDAYPSFRAFRVEADGFATRVLGTYALPERAVEIQLSAVYSIEGVLAGPSGEPVPGANVSVYGARPIKEGVFSGKEGEFRIVGLPSGTYMLAAVTENLFSGVHKVEVSSNAAGLQIPLERGVRLTGSFKADEAVLEDRSTLLVFAYATSKVAVAWVQIDNDGKYTIHVPAARLLVYLLSGPGPRSSDMSVSWYALGEINPSGDQDGVDFHVTKETLEKPLDREEIPF